The genomic interval CGGCCCGACGCCATCGCCATCACCGGTGATCTGACGATGCGTGCCCGGCACCGCGAATTCGCGGCGGCGACCCGCTGGATACGCGCGCTGGACGTGCCCGTGACGGTCGAGGTCGGCAATCACGACATGCCCTATTTCAACCCGATCGAGCGCTTCTTCGCGCCCTACAAGCGGTTTCACGGAATGGAGCACGTCGTCGAACGCGAGATCGACCTGCCGGGCCTCGCCATCGTTCCGTTGAAGACGGCGGTACGCGCGCAGCCGCGGCTCAACTGGTCGAAGGGCTGGATCACCGATGCCGCGCTGAAGAAGTGTCTCGATGCGATCGACCGGCTGCCCGGCGGAACGCAGGCGCTGGTGACCGTGCATCATCCGCTGCGCGAAGTGGGGACCGAAGGCACGGCGCTGACCAGGCACGGAATGAAGGCCCTGACCGAACTCGCCCGGCGGCCGGTACTGGCCGTGCTGTCGGGACACGTTCACGACGCCTTCGACATCATGGAACAGACGGTCGACGGCACGGTCCGGATGATCGGGGCCGGCACGTTGTCGCAGCGGGTCCGGTCGACCCCGCCCGGCTTCAACGAACTGCACTGGGACGGTGAGCGCCTGCGCGTCGAGGTCCGCAATCTCGACGACGTCGATACGCGCGACATGATGATCGAGGACGTTCCCGAGGATGCGACGCCGCCGCGCGGCCCGGGCGAACCGGTCGCACCGGTCGCGCAGGTGCCCCGCACCGATCCGCCGGTGCATTAGCCGCTTGTAAGGGCGGTCTTAACCACGCTTCGCCGCCCGGTCGTTTCGTTCCGTCGATCTGGCGGGCACCCGGGGCCGGCCCGGTGGTAGTGTTCCGAATGGCTATGCGCATCCTTGTGGTCGAGGACGACCTGCTCAACCGCATGTTCTTCCACGACGTGCTGGAAGGGCACGGCTACGAGGTGGCCGTCGTCTCCGATGGCGGCGCGGTGATGGAGGAGGCGCGCGCATTTCGCCCCGACCTTGTCACCATGGACATTCACCTGCCGAACGTCTCCGGCCTCAGGCTCATCCGCATGATGCGACGCGACGCCCAATTGCGCGACACGCCCATTCTCGCGGTCACCGCCTTTGCCGGCAGGGGGGAGGAAGACCGCATCCGCAAGGCGGGTGCCGACGCGTATTTGTCCAAGCCGGTCACGATCGAGCGGCTTCTGGGCGAGGTCGAGAAGCTGTCCCGGGCGAACACCGCCGCCTGAGGGGCCATTGGGCCATTGCGCCATTGGCTCGCCGGCAAACGAAAAGGGCGGCCCCGCCGGGGACCGCCCTTCGTGCTTTCGGCGACCTTGCCTTTAGCGCTTCGAGAACTGGAAGCTGCGGCGGGCCTTGGCGCGGCCGTACTTCTTGCGCTCCACCACGCGGCTGTCGCGGGTAAGGAAGCCGGCGGCCTTGACCGTCGAGCGAAGGGCCGGCTCGTAACGGGTCAGCGCCTGGCTGATGCCGTGCTTCACCGCACCCGCCTGACCCGACAGCCCGCCGCCCGACACGGTGGCGACGATGTCGTACTGGCCTTCACGCTCCGAGATGGCGAAGGGCTGGTTGATGACCAGGCGCAGGGTCGGACGCACGAAGTATTCTTCCTGGTCCTTGCCGTTGATGGTGATCTTGCCGCTGCCCGGCTTCAGCCACACGCGCGCGACGGCATCCTTGCGGCGGCCGGTGGCGTAGGCGCGGCCCTGCGCATCAATTTCCTGATCGCGCAGCGGCTGCGTCGGCGTCTGCGTCTCGTCGGCGGAAGGCGCGTCGGCGGCGATGTCCTTCAGGTCCGACAGGTCGGAAACGGTGTTGTT from Aurantiacibacter spongiae carries:
- a CDS encoding response regulator, with amino-acid sequence MAMRILVVEDDLLNRMFFHDVLEGHGYEVAVVSDGGAVMEEARAFRPDLVTMDIHLPNVSGLRLIRMMRRDAQLRDTPILAVTAFAGRGEEDRIRKAGADAYLSKPVTIERLLGEVEKLSRANTAA
- the rpsI gene encoding 30S ribosomal protein S9, whose amino-acid sequence is MADDNNTVSDLSDLKDIAADAPSADETQTPTQPLRDQEIDAQGRAYATGRRKDAVARVWLKPGSGKITINGKDQEEYFVRPTLRLVINQPFAISEREGQYDIVATVSGGGLSGQAGAVKHGISQALTRYEPALRSTVKAAGFLTRDSRVVERKKYGRAKARRSFQFSKR
- a CDS encoding metallophosphoesterase family protein, producing the protein MTDEKLLFHLSDIHFGLEDNRALDWVVQEIAEKRPDAIAITGDLTMRARHREFAAATRWIRALDVPVTVEVGNHDMPYFNPIERFFAPYKRFHGMEHVVEREIDLPGLAIVPLKTAVRAQPRLNWSKGWITDAALKKCLDAIDRLPGGTQALVTVHHPLREVGTEGTALTRHGMKALTELARRPVLAVLSGHVHDAFDIMEQTVDGTVRMIGAGTLSQRVRSTPPGFNELHWDGERLRVEVRNLDDVDTRDMMIEDVPEDATPPRGPGEPVAPVAQVPRTDPPVH